CACAAGGCGACCTTCGAAGCCGCCCGCGGACGGCCGTTCGACGAGGTGGCCGAGTCGGTGGCGGCCCGGTGAAGGGGCCCTTCACGGACTCTGAGTCCGTGAAGGACCCCTTCACAGCCCTCCCGGGGCCGCTTAGCAGAGCGGGGTGGGGCTGGTGGAGCGGGGGTATCGGGTGGGCCGCCGCCTTGCGTCCGGGTTCGCGTTGTGGCAAAACACCTTTGTCGGCTACGGCGTGCCTACTGGATTAGCGCCTGCCCGGTGCCTACCGTCCTGCCTTGACGCTGGTGGTTGACATAACTCTCACTCTCGGCTTGAGGTTGAGGTTTCCGGCCCCGGCAGCAGCACGTGCACATCACGATCAGGAAGGCGGACCCGATGACGCCCCCGCACAACTACCTTGCGGTGATCAAGGTCGTCGGCATCGGCGGCGGCGGCGTGAACGCCGTGAACCGGATGATCGAGGTCGGCCTCAAAGGTGTCGAGTTCATCGCGGTGAACACCGACGCGCAGGCGCTGCTGATGTCCGACGCCGACGTCAAGCTCGACATCGGCCGGGAACTGACCCGCGGTCTCGGTGCGGGCGCCGCCCCCGAGGTGGGGCAGAAGGCGGCCGAGGACCACCGCGAGGAGATCGAAGAGGTCATCAAGGGCGCCGACATGGTGTTCGTGACCGCCGGCGAGGGCGGCGGCACCGGCACCGGCGGCGCGCCCGTGGTGGCGCAGATCGCCCGCAAGCTGGGCGCGCTGACCATCGGCGTGGTGACCCGGCCGTTCACCTTCGAGGGCAAGCGCCGCGGCAAGCAGGCCGAAGAGGGCATCCAGCAGCTGCGCAACGAGTGCGACACGCTGATCGTGATCCCGAACGACCGGCTGCTGCAGCTCGGCGACATCGGCGTCTCGCTGATGGACGCGTTCCGCTCGGCGGACGAGGTGCTGCTTTCCGGTGTCCAGGGCATTACCGACCTGATCACCACGCCCGGCCTGATCAACCTGGACTTCGCCGACGTCAAGAGCGTGATGTCCGGGGCAGGCTCGGCGCTGATGGGCATCGGCTCCGCCCGCGGGGAGGGCCGGGCGATCCAGGCCGCGGAGAAGGCGATCAACTCGCCGCTGCTGGAGGCCTCGATGGACGGGGCACACGGCGCGCTGCTGTCCATCGCCGGTGGCTCCGACCTCGGCCTGTTCGAGATCAACGAGGCCGCTTCGCTGGTGCAGGAGTCCGCGCACCCGGAGGCGAACATCATCTTCGGCACGATCATCGACGACTCCCTCGGCGACGAGGTCCGGGTCACCGTGATCGCGGCCGGGTTCGACTCCGGCGCGCCCACGCACAAGAAGCTCGACCCGCCCGCGTTCGGCTCCCGGGCCAACGGCGGCAGCACCGCCAGCGCCGCGGCGGGCCAGGTCAGCACGCCGTCCGCGGCGCAGCCGGCCGCACCGCCGACCGGCGGCGCCACCCCGGTGCCGCCCGCGAGCGGGAACGGCTACCCGCCGGTGCCGCCGCGCCCGCCGCTGCCCCAGCCCGGTGGCACCCCACCCGGCGGCCTGCCCCAGCCCGGGGGTGCTTCGCGCTACTCACCGCTTGGTTCCGGCTCGTCCTCCGGTGGGCTGCCCAGCCGTCCCACCACGGTGCACGACGACCCGACCGACGACGAGGTCGACGTTCCGCCGTTCATGCGCCGCTGAGTGCACCACCCCTGGCAGGATGACGGGGTGCGAGTACGAAGAATCGTCACGACGAGGGCGGGCGGTGCTTCCCGCCCGCCGTACGACAGTTTCAATCTCGGTGACCACGTCGGCGACGACGCGGGCGACGTGTACGCCAACCGTGCGCGGCTCGCGAAGGAGCTCGGCCTGGCCGAGGACCGGCTGTGCTGGATGGAGCAAGTCCACGGCCGCACCGTGACGGTCGTGGACGGCACCGAGACGAAGGCCGCCGAAGCGACCGACGCTCTGGTCACCGCCCAGCCCGGGGTAGCGCTCGTGGTGATGGTCGCGGACTGCGTGCCGGTGCTGCTGGCCGACCCGGTGGCGGGCGTCGCCGCCGCGGTGCACGCCGGTCGCATCGGTGCCCGCATCGGCGTGCTTCCCGCGGCCCTCGAAGCAATGCGCGACCTCGGTGCCGACCCGGCCCGTACGGAAGCCCTGCTCGGCCCGGCCATCTGCGGCGAGTGCTACGAGGTCCCCTCGGAGATGGCTGCCGACGTGGAAGAACACCTGCCCGGCAGCACCGCCCGGACCCGCACCGGGACCACCGGCCTCGACCTGCGCGCAGGCCTCTGGCGCCAGCTCGCCGCCCTCGGCGTCGGCCACATCGGCGCCGATCCCCGCTGCACCGCCGAGGATAAGACCCTCTTCAGCTACCGCCGTGACGGCACCACGGGTCGTCTCGCGGGCATCACCTGGCTTGAAGCGGACACGGCGTGACGGGGCCTTCGGTGCGGGGTGGTCGGCAGGTGCCAGACGCGCGAAGGTGCGGCCGGGCGCTGGGTGGAGCCGACGTGGGCGTGGTTCGGTTTGCTCAGGGTTCTGATGAGTTGGCGGCGGGCTGGGTCTGGTCGGAGTGGGGTGTTGGGTTGGTGTCGGTTGGGGCTTCCGGGTATCGCGTGTGGAGCTGCGTTCGGGCGCTGAGTTGTGCTGCTCCGGTCCGGGCAGGTCGAGCGCGGGCTGATGCCGGTCTGCGGCCGGCCCGGCTCGATCGGGCGCCGAGCGGTGTCGGTGTGGCTCCGGCTCGGCTCACCCATCGCTCCTGCAGGGAAGGCGCAGTGCCGTTCACCCACGCCACCGGCCAGGCATCGAACGCCGACCCGGCCCGGCCCAGCCGCCGTACTTTGCCGGTCACGCCGCCACACCGCGCCGGGTCGCCCGGAGGGCTGTCCACCGGAGCCGCCGCGTGACCGGGACCGATGAACGCCGGGCGGAACTCGCCGCTTCGCTGGCCGCCGTGCGGGCGCGGATCGACGCGGCCTGTGCCGTGGCCGGGCGGGCGTCCGGGGAGGTGCGGCTGCTCGGGGTGACCAAGACCTTCCCCGCCGCCGATGCGGCCGTGCTGACCGATCTCGGGCTGCTCGATCTCGCCGAGAACCGTGACCAGGAGGCCGGGCCGAAGGCGGCGGAGGTCGCCGGGCTGCGGCCGGACGCCGCGCCGCGCTGGCACATGGTCGGGCGGTTGCAGCGGAACAAGGCGCGGTCGGTGGTCCGCTGGGCCGACGAGGTGCAGTCGGTGGATTCGGCGCGGCTGGCCGACGCGCTCGGTCGCGCGGTGACCGCTGCCCGGGACGCGGGGGAGCGCACCGGACCACTCGATGTGCTGATTCAGGTGAGCCTCGACGCCGACCCGGCACGCGGCGGCGTCCCGGTCCCGGAACTGTCCGCGCTCGCCGACCACATCACTCATACGGGTGAGCTACGACTGCGGGGCGTGATGGCCGTTGCGCCGCTCGGGGAGGACCCGTCGGCGGCCTTCGCGCGGCTGGCGCGAGCTGCGCGGAAAATGCGTGCGGAGCATCCGGAAGCGGTGGAACTCTCCGCCGGAATGAGCCATGATCTGGAGTCGGCGATCACCTACGGTTCCACCTGTGTGCGTGTCGGAACCGCGCTGCTCGGCGGCCGCGGTTTAGCCTCGCCGTAAGGGAGTCCGCCTGCTGGTCACGGAACGCGACCGGCCGGGCGTGGAGCGGGAGCGGCTAGGGCAAAGGGAGAGGCATGAGCGCGCTGCAGAAGCTGAAGGCCTACTTCGGGATGGTGCCCGCGGACGAGGAAGGTTACGACCTCGAGGACGACAACTACCGCCGCGACTACGACGACGGCTACGACGGCTACGACGAGTCACCGGCCCGCTCGCGCGGCCGGTACCGCGAGCCGGCGGACACCTACGACGAACCCGGGAACCGGATGCGGTCACGGTCGGTGACCGCCGCCGAGCCCACCACGCACGGCGCGCTTGCCGTGGACCGGCAGCCGGACCCGGTGGCCCGGCTGCGGCCGGTCGCCGAGCCGGTGGTGCGCGATCCGCTCAGCCGGATCACCACGCTGCACCCGACGAGCTACGTCGAGGCGCGCGCCATCGGCGAGCACTACCGCGAGGGCATCCCGGTGATCATCAACCTCACCGAGATGGAGAACGCGGACGCCAAGCGGATCGTGGACTTCGCGGCCGGGCTGGCGTTCGCCGTGCGGGGCTCGATGGACAAGGTCACCAGCAAGGTGTTCCTTCTCTCACCGCCGGATGTCGACGTGACCGCCGAAGACCGCAGGCGGATCGCCGAGGGCGGATTGTTCCTGCGCGGGTGAAGCAGGTCCGACCGTTGAGCGCAGCCGTACGTGATTTTGTCGACTCATCGCCGCGCCAGGGCGGAGCCTGCGCACAGCGCGGCCGTCCCCCGCTAGAGTGGTCGCCGTGAATGCTGTGTGGCTGGTGGTCTGGTACGTGCTGTTCGCGTTCTGGCTTTTGCTGACCGCGCGTATCGTCATCGAGCTCGTGCGCACCTTCGCGCGCGAGTGGCGTCCCGCCGGAGGGGTTGCGGTGACGCTCGAGACCATCTACACAGTGACCGACCCACCGGTGCGGCTGTTCCGGCGAATCATTCCTGTGGTTCGCATCGGCGGGATGGGACTGGACTTATCGATTATGGTTCTGCTGCTGGTCGTGTTCTTCGGGATGCAACTGGCGACACCCAGGTGAACGGGGACACCAGGGTGAGTCCGGCAGGCCATGGAGTGCGTGAGGTGATCTGATGTCGTTGACCCCCGCTGACGTGCACAACGTCGCGTTCAGCAAGCCGCCCATCGGCAAGAGGGGCTACAACGAGGACGAGGTGGACGCGTTCCTCGACCTGGTGGAGACCGAGCTTGCCCGGCTGATCGAGGACAACAACGAGCTGCGCCAGCAGATGGAGCAGCTCGACACGGAACTCGAATCGACCCGGGCCGAGCTGGAGAACGCCAAGGTGGCCGGGCCGCCCCCGGTGCGCGAGGAGCCCTCGCGCCGGCTGGCGCCGGTGCCGCCGCCCGCCTCGGCGATGGAGCAGACCCAGGCCCACGGGATGGTCGGCGACAACAGCGAGCCGAACGTCCAGGCGGCCAAGGTGCTCGGCCTGGCCCAGGAGATGGCCGACCGGCTGACCGCCGAGGCCAAGACCGAGTCCGACGGTATGCTCGCCGAGGCCCGGACCAAGTCCGAGCAGCTGCTCTCCGACGCGCGGGCGAAGTCGGACTCGATGGTCAACGAGGCCCGCACCCGGGCCGAGACCATGCTGAACGACGCGCGGACCCGCGCCGAGACGCTGGAGCGCCAGGCCCGCGACAAGGCGACCACCATGGAACGCGAGTCGCAGCGCAAGTACACCGAGACGATGAACAACCTGAATGCCGAGAAGGGCGCTCTGGGCAAGAAGATCGAGGAACTGCGCACGATCGAGCGCGAGTACCGCACGCGGCTGCGTGGCTTCCTCGAATCCCAGCTGCGCGAGCTCGACGACCGCGGTTCCGCGGCGCCGGCCACCGCCTCCTCGTCCGGCTCGGGCCAGTCCTCCTCGTCCAGCAGCGGCCAGGGCTACTCCTTCGGCCCGCGCGCCGAAGCCGGCTGACCCGCCGGACACCGTCCCCGTCCGCCCCGCCGGGCCGTGCTGGCCCGGCGGGGCGGACGATGTGCCCGGCCACGTCCGGGTAGCGCTCCGGCACGGCCGGGAGTCGCCGCGGCAGGCGGGTCGCGCGCCGGGGCGGGTGCCTGCGTGCTCTAATTCAGCGTGCTCTACATCGTCCTCGTTCTGGTGGTAGCGGCGCTCGCGCTGCTCATCACGGCCCTCATCACGGCCACGTCGCTGTGGGCCTGGGTCTCGATCGGCCTGTCCGTGTTCGCCGGGGTGCTGCTGCTCGTGGACTGGCTGCGGCGCCGTTCCGCCGATCGGGTGCAGGCCGTACCGGAACCGGCGGACGCCGAGGACGGCCCGGACGCCGAAACCGGTGCCGAGTCCGATACCGAGCAGACCGAACTGCTGCCCGCCACGGGTGAACTGAGCGACCCGGCACCGGCCCCCGCCGAGGGGGCGAAGGCGGACGCGAAGGCCGTCCGCGACACGCCTCCCGGCGAGGAGGAGACCGCCGAGGCGGACCTCGAGGTGATCAAGGACCTGGCGGACGAGGTCGTGGTCGTCGACGAGTACCCCCGCTACCACCTGGTCGACTGCGGCTGGCTCTCCGGCCGCGACACCATCCCCATCGCCGTCGGCGAGGCACGCCAGCTCGGCTTCACCCCGTGCGGCCGATGCGGCCCGGACACCGTGCTGGCCGCCGCCCACCGCTGAAAAGCTGTGAAGGGGCCCTTCACGGACTCAGAGTCCGTGAAGGGCCCCTTCACAGCATTTCCAGGACGTTCGGCGGTCACCAGGCCTGCGGGGAGCAGTTTCGCCAGATGCGCGCTTACGCCCTGCGCCGGCAGCCCGGCGTCCCCGAGGACCGAGGCGGCCGGCGACCGCCCATCGCCCAGCGCGAGCAGGACCCGCACCCGGCCGGGTCGGCGAACAGCGCCGCGGTCCGCGCGATGTCGGCGTTTCCTTCGAGCACCTGCCCAGCATGATCCGTGGACAATTCCACCGCGACGGAAGTGTCCACGGGGTCCGCTGGAGGCATGCGTTCCGCGGTCCTGATCACCATGTGCGCCGGGATGTTCTGCACGGGCTGCACCTGCCCGCCCCGGTGTCCGCGGGACTGTGGCTCGCGGGGTGCCGGGGTGATCGCGGTGACCACGCGGGCACGGGCTGGCGGAAACCCGGTTGAGGCGGCGGGCTAACCTGGTGTCAGCACAGCGTCGATCCGGCCATCACCGGGGAGCTTCCGGAAGAACAGGGCCTCGCGCCCCCAGTAGAACCGGACGGGTGCGGCCCGTCATCGCCGCCGAACGAGTGGCCTGGGGCCTGCCCCGGGCAAGCGGGGTGGTACCGCGTGACGTGCGAGCGTCTCGTCCCCGTGGGGGTGACCGCCGGTCGCCCTTACGCGAGCGACGAACGCAAGGAGCACCCGGATGTACCCCCAGGTTTCCCTGGACGGGCAGGCCGCCGTCCCGGCCCAGCCGTCGTTCCCCGCGCTGGAGAAGCACGTTCTCGAATACTGGGAGAGCGATCGCACCTTCCAGGCCTCGATCGACGCGCGCCCCGCGGGCGAGCACGGCGACAACGAGTACGTCTTCTACGACGGCCCGCCCTTCGCCAACGGCCTGCCGCACTACGGGCACCTGCTCACCGGGTACGTCAAGGACATCGTGCCGCGCTACCAGACCATGAAGGGCCGCCACGTCGAGCGCCGCTTCGGCTGGGACACCCACGGCCTGCCCGCGGAACTGGAGGCGATGCGCCAGCTCGGCATCACGGAGAAGGCCGAGATCGAGGCGATGGGCGTCGCGAAGTTCAACGAGGCTTCCCGCGAGTCCGTGCTGCGCTACACCAGCGAGTGGCAGGACTACGTCACCCGTCAGGCCCGCTGGGTGGACTTCGAGAACGACTACAAGACGCTCGATGTGTCCTATATGGAGTCGGTGATCTGGGCGTTCAAGCAGCTGTGGGACAAGGGCCTGGTGTACGAGGGCTACCGCGTGCTGCCCTACTGCTGGCGCGATGAGACCCCGCTGTCCAACCACGAGCTGCGGATGGACGACGACGTCTACCGCACCCGCCAGGACCCCGCCGTCACGGTCGGATTCCGTTTGCAGGGCAACGGCAGTGACCTCGACGGCGCGTACCTGCTGATCTGGACCACCACGCCGTGGACTCTGCCGTCGAACCTCGCCACCGCGGTGAACCCCGAGGTGCGCTACGTCGTGGTCGAGAGCGAGAGCTTCCCCGGAAAGCGCTTCCTGCTCGCCGAAGCGCGCGTCGCCGCGTACGCGCGCGAGCTGGGGGAGGAGCCGACGGTCGTCGCCCGTTACACCGGTGAAGAGCTGCTCGGAACCCGTTACGCACCACCGTTCCCGTACTTCACCGACACGGAGAACGCGCACCGCGTGCTGTCCGCGGACTACGTCACCACCGAGGACGGCACGGGCGTGGTGCACATCGCGCCCGCCTACGGTGAAGAGGACAAGGCCGTCACCGACGCGGCCGGCATCACGCCTGTCACCCCCGTCAACGCCCAGGGTCACTTCGACACGACCGTGCCGGATTACGAAGGCCAGCTGGTCTTCGACGCGAACCCGAACATCGTCCGCGACCTCAAGAACGGCACCGGTTCCGCGGCCGAACAGGGCGCACTGCTGCTGCGTCACGAGACCTACGAGCACCCGTACCCGCACTGCTGGCGGTGCCGCAATCCGCTGATCTACCGCGCGGTGTCGTCGTGGTTCGTCGCGGTCACCCAGTTCAAGGACCGGATGATCGAGCTGAACAAGCAGATCACCTGGTACCCCGAGAACGTCAAGGACGGCCAGTTCGGCAAATGGCTGGAAAATGCGCGGGACTGGTCGATCTCGCGCAACCGCTACTTCGGCTCGCCGATCCCGGTGTGGCGCTCGGACGACCCGGCGTACCCGCGCCTGGACGTGTACGGCTCGCTGGACGAGCTGGAGCGTGATTTCGGGGTGCGGCTGGACAATCTGCACCGGCCCTACATCGACGAGCTGACCCGGCCGAACCCGGACGACCCGACCGGGAAGTCCACCATGCGCCGGGTCGAGGACGTGCTCGACGTGTGGTTCGACTCCGGTTCGATGCCCTACGCGCAGGTGCACTACCCGTTCGAGAATGCGGACTGGTTCGAGCACCACTACCCGAGCGACTTCAT
This Amycolatopsis sulphurea DNA region includes the following protein-coding sequences:
- the ftsZ gene encoding cell division protein FtsZ, translated to MTPPHNYLAVIKVVGIGGGGVNAVNRMIEVGLKGVEFIAVNTDAQALLMSDADVKLDIGRELTRGLGAGAAPEVGQKAAEDHREEIEEVIKGADMVFVTAGEGGGTGTGGAPVVAQIARKLGALTIGVVTRPFTFEGKRRGKQAEEGIQQLRNECDTLIVIPNDRLLQLGDIGVSLMDAFRSADEVLLSGVQGITDLITTPGLINLDFADVKSVMSGAGSALMGIGSARGEGRAIQAAEKAINSPLLEASMDGAHGALLSIAGGSDLGLFEINEAASLVQESAHPEANIIFGTIIDDSLGDEVRVTVIAAGFDSGAPTHKKLDPPAFGSRANGGSTASAAAGQVSTPSAAQPAAPPTGGATPVPPASGNGYPPVPPRPPLPQPGGTPPGGLPQPGGASRYSPLGSGSSSGGLPSRPTTVHDDPTDDEVDVPPFMRR
- the pgeF gene encoding peptidoglycan editing factor PgeF, translated to MRVRRIVTTRAGGASRPPYDSFNLGDHVGDDAGDVYANRARLAKELGLAEDRLCWMEQVHGRTVTVVDGTETKAAEATDALVTAQPGVALVVMVADCVPVLLADPVAGVAAAVHAGRIGARIGVLPAALEAMRDLGADPARTEALLGPAICGECYEVPSEMAADVEEHLPGSTARTRTGTTGLDLRAGLWRQLAALGVGHIGADPRCTAEDKTLFSYRRDGTTGRLAGITWLEADTA
- a CDS encoding YggS family pyridoxal phosphate-dependent enzyme — its product is MTGTDERRAELAASLAAVRARIDAACAVAGRASGEVRLLGVTKTFPAADAAVLTDLGLLDLAENRDQEAGPKAAEVAGLRPDAAPRWHMVGRLQRNKARSVVRWADEVQSVDSARLADALGRAVTAARDAGERTGPLDVLIQVSLDADPARGGVPVPELSALADHITHTGELRLRGVMAVAPLGEDPSAAFARLARAARKMRAEHPEAVELSAGMSHDLESAITYGSTCVRVGTALLGGRGLASP
- a CDS encoding cell division protein SepF — translated: MSALQKLKAYFGMVPADEEGYDLEDDNYRRDYDDGYDGYDESPARSRGRYREPADTYDEPGNRMRSRSVTAAEPTTHGALAVDRQPDPVARLRPVAEPVVRDPLSRITTLHPTSYVEARAIGEHYREGIPVIINLTEMENADAKRIVDFAAGLAFAVRGSMDKVTSKVFLLSPPDVDVTAEDRRRIAEGGLFLRG
- a CDS encoding YggT family protein gives rise to the protein MWLVVWYVLFAFWLLLTARIVIELVRTFAREWRPAGGVAVTLETIYTVTDPPVRLFRRIIPVVRIGGMGLDLSIMVLLLVVFFGMQLATPR
- a CDS encoding DivIVA domain-containing protein, yielding MSLTPADVHNVAFSKPPIGKRGYNEDEVDAFLDLVETELARLIEDNNELRQQMEQLDTELESTRAELENAKVAGPPPVREEPSRRLAPVPPPASAMEQTQAHGMVGDNSEPNVQAAKVLGLAQEMADRLTAEAKTESDGMLAEARTKSEQLLSDARAKSDSMVNEARTRAETMLNDARTRAETLERQARDKATTMERESQRKYTETMNNLNAEKGALGKKIEELRTIEREYRTRLRGFLESQLRELDDRGSAAPATASSSGSGQSSSSSSGQGYSFGPRAEAG
- the ileS gene encoding isoleucine--tRNA ligase, with the protein product MYPQVSLDGQAAVPAQPSFPALEKHVLEYWESDRTFQASIDARPAGEHGDNEYVFYDGPPFANGLPHYGHLLTGYVKDIVPRYQTMKGRHVERRFGWDTHGLPAELEAMRQLGITEKAEIEAMGVAKFNEASRESVLRYTSEWQDYVTRQARWVDFENDYKTLDVSYMESVIWAFKQLWDKGLVYEGYRVLPYCWRDETPLSNHELRMDDDVYRTRQDPAVTVGFRLQGNGSDLDGAYLLIWTTTPWTLPSNLATAVNPEVRYVVVESESFPGKRFLLAEARVAAYARELGEEPTVVARYTGEELLGTRYAPPFPYFTDTENAHRVLSADYVTTEDGTGVVHIAPAYGEEDKAVTDAAGITPVTPVNAQGHFDTTVPDYEGQLVFDANPNIVRDLKNGTGSAAEQGALLLRHETYEHPYPHCWRCRNPLIYRAVSSWFVAVTQFKDRMIELNKQITWYPENVKDGQFGKWLENARDWSISRNRYFGSPIPVWRSDDPAYPRLDVYGSLDELERDFGVRLDNLHRPYIDELTRPNPDDPTGKSTMRRVEDVLDVWFDSGSMPYAQVHYPFENADWFEHHYPSDFIVEYIGQARGWFYLLHVLATALFDRPAFRTCVAHGIVLGSDGQKMSKSLRNYPDVNEVFERDGSDAMRWYLMASPILRGGNLVVTDRGIRDAVRQAVLPLWNSYYFLALYANAEGKQGVWRTDSKHLLDRYVLAKTHELVTDVEAALDRYDVAGACQIVRDFLEVLTNWYVRRSRDRFWAGEQDAIDTLHTVLEVTCRVVAPLLPLTTETVWRGLTGGRSVHLTDWPNALDLPADAALVTAMDRVRQVASSALALRKANKLRVRLPLANLLVAAEDVAPLSDFTDILRDEVNVKAVELTTDVAAHGTFEVAVNARAAGPRLGKVVQQVIKAVKSGDWTTSAAGAVVAAGVELVEGEYERRLVAAGGGAAAELPGGAGLVVLDTEVTPELSAEGVARDLIRVIQQARRDADLDVADRITLTVDAPEDVLSAAREHEKFIATETLTTSVSHGEVAGGFEGTVGEGVPVRVAVTKA